One window from the genome of Paramormyrops kingsleyae isolate MSU_618 chromosome 3, PKINGS_0.4, whole genome shotgun sequence encodes:
- the LOC140588382 gene encoding uncharacterized protein isoform X2 codes for MPCWSAVAESLKIQFSSLSKEISELSPELQQYSSCCILEATKCAPFHHRVQADTFLGLDGLMSAEWDEAQTDVQPTGDHVDDRQTVLSLPAMSLDGHFAARDAQGVTEHTIRSILGDINDTLRINQRKVFHLMLVGPSNVPCRQSLPGPSDLLVSDQEDKKILQCKLPVTPSPERNRQPGISNEEENQASSRDEEPTTPSNQPPPGHARRRRRKGPPFFLRFLPKYRRIGVTTKTLQNGSPEAELVASPRQTFSPTFLGSATSR; via the exons ATGCCATGCTGGAGTGCAGTAGCAGAATCTCTGAAGATACAGTTCAGCTCTTTGTCCAAGGAAATTTCTGAACTGAGTCCTGAA CTGCAGCAGTATTCGTCTTGCTGCATCCTGGAGGCTACCAAGTGTGCCCCATTTCACCATCGTGTG CAAGCTGACACATTCCTCGGGCTGGACGGACTCATGTCGGCTGAGTGGGATGAAGCCCAGACAGACGTCCAGCCAACAGGGGATCATGTGGACGACCGCCAG ACAGTGTTGTCCCTGCCTGCCATGTCACTCGACGGCCATTTTGCTGCCCGAGATGCCCAGGGTGTCACGGAGCACACGATTCGCTCCATCCTTGGTGACATTAATGACACCCTAAGGATCAATCAGAGGAAGGTCTTCCATCTGATGTTGGTCGGTCCCAGCAATGTGCCCTGCAGACAGTCGCTGCCGGGCCCCTCGGACTTGCTGGTTTCTGACCAGGAAGATAAGAAAATCCTCCAGTGCAAGCTGCCTGTGACCCCAAGCCCCGAAAGAAATAGACAGCCAGGCATCTCCAATGAAGAGGAGAATCAGGCCAGCAGCAGAGACGAGGAGCCCACCACTCCCTCAAATCAGCCACCTCCGGGCCATGCACGAAGGAGGAGGCGCAAGGGACCCCCGTTCTTCCTCAGATTCCTCCCAAAGTACCGGAGGATCGGGGTAACAACCAAG ACCCTCCAAAATGGAAGCCCGGAGGCTGAGCTGGTGGCCTCGCCCAGGCAGACCTTCAGTCCAACCTTTCTTG GGTCAGCCACGAGTCGGTAG
- the LOC140588382 gene encoding uncharacterized protein isoform X1, whose protein sequence is MPCWSAVAESLKIQFSSLSKEISELSPEQYSSCCILEATKCAPFHHRVQADTFLGLDGLMSAEWDEAQTDVQPTGDHVDDRQTVLSLPAMSLDGHFAARDAQGVTEHTIRSILGDINDTLRINQRKVFHLMLVGPSNVPCRQSLPGPSDLLVSDQEDKKILQCKLPVTPSPERNRQPGISNEEENQASSRDEEPTTPSNQPPPGHARRRRRKGPPFFLRFLPKYRRIGVTTKTLQNGSPEAELVASPRQTFSPTFLGEQISQHFWGSAVTKGTVAYIA, encoded by the exons ATGCCATGCTGGAGTGCAGTAGCAGAATCTCTGAAGATACAGTTCAGCTCTTTGTCCAAGGAAATTTCTGAACTGAGTCCTGAA CAGTATTCGTCTTGCTGCATCCTGGAGGCTACCAAGTGTGCCCCATTTCACCATCGTGTG CAAGCTGACACATTCCTCGGGCTGGACGGACTCATGTCGGCTGAGTGGGATGAAGCCCAGACAGACGTCCAGCCAACAGGGGATCATGTGGACGACCGCCAG ACAGTGTTGTCCCTGCCTGCCATGTCACTCGACGGCCATTTTGCTGCCCGAGATGCCCAGGGTGTCACGGAGCACACGATTCGCTCCATCCTTGGTGACATTAATGACACCCTAAGGATCAATCAGAGGAAGGTCTTCCATCTGATGTTGGTCGGTCCCAGCAATGTGCCCTGCAGACAGTCGCTGCCGGGCCCCTCGGACTTGCTGGTTTCTGACCAGGAAGATAAGAAAATCCTCCAGTGCAAGCTGCCTGTGACCCCAAGCCCCGAAAGAAATAGACAGCCAGGCATCTCCAATGAAGAGGAGAATCAGGCCAGCAGCAGAGACGAGGAGCCCACCACTCCCTCAAATCAGCCACCTCCGGGCCATGCACGAAGGAGGAGGCGCAAGGGACCCCCGTTCTTCCTCAGATTCCTCCCAAAGTACCGGAGGATCGGGGTAACAACCAAG ACCCTCCAAAATGGAAGCCCGGAGGCTGAGCTGGTGGCCTCGCCCAGGCAGACCTTCAGTCCAACCTTTCTTGGTGAGCAGATTTCTCAGCACTTTTGGGGTTCTGCTGTTACAAAAGGCACAGTAGCATATATTGCTTAA